The proteins below come from a single Rhodococcus sp. WMMA185 genomic window:
- a CDS encoding MFS transporter — MSAAEEDTVLGGEDDRYLSDSKRTSVRTPAEVRRVAFAGGIGTLIEYYDFALYGYVSTIIAPLFFPSDDPITSLLAVLAVFAVSYVVRPIGGVFFGWVGDQYGRRRALLVTVIGIGLANTAIGLLPTYAVAGVLAPILLVCIRFLQGFFAGGEVGGAATVIAEAAPPGQRARYGAFTPMGTNGGFAIAAAAVGIVSGVLATDQLNTWGWRIPFLVGLPLTIVCYLARRTLPDIDKNISLGRHGFPLLSTLQSHPKSLLQATALGIGVQGAAYIGSTFVSIYLVTNLHYARSPVYWITAAVTLVAVGLMPFTGRLADRIGTLKVATIGLVGYAAVTYPAFLLMGVGSLALAALGYVLIMVNMAFLQVASFTVTPQLFPQEVRYTGTALATNLSVVIAGGTAPYVATWLVQQTNDLRSPYYFVAVTCIIGLIAVATMQKQSHVSSAD; from the coding sequence ATGAGTGCCGCCGAGGAAGACACCGTCTTGGGCGGCGAAGACGACCGATACCTTTCCGATTCCAAGCGGACATCGGTCCGCACCCCCGCCGAAGTCCGTCGGGTCGCCTTTGCCGGCGGCATCGGCACCCTCATCGAGTATTACGATTTCGCGCTCTACGGCTATGTGTCCACGATCATCGCGCCGCTGTTCTTCCCCTCCGATGATCCGATCACGTCACTACTAGCGGTATTGGCCGTGTTCGCTGTGTCCTATGTGGTCCGTCCGATCGGCGGGGTCTTCTTCGGCTGGGTCGGCGACCAGTATGGGCGCCGAAGAGCTCTGCTGGTCACGGTAATCGGAATCGGTTTGGCGAACACGGCTATCGGACTCCTACCGACCTATGCGGTGGCCGGTGTGCTGGCACCGATCCTGCTGGTGTGCATCCGCTTCCTGCAGGGCTTCTTCGCCGGCGGAGAGGTGGGCGGCGCCGCGACGGTGATCGCGGAGGCCGCCCCACCGGGCCAGCGGGCGCGGTACGGGGCATTTACCCCGATGGGCACCAACGGAGGCTTTGCGATCGCGGCTGCGGCCGTCGGGATCGTGTCCGGCGTCCTCGCCACCGACCAGCTGAACACCTGGGGCTGGCGTATTCCGTTCCTCGTGGGGCTGCCGCTGACCATCGTCTGCTACCTCGCACGCCGCACGCTGCCGGACATCGACAAGAACATCTCACTCGGCAGACACGGGTTCCCGCTGCTCTCTACGCTGCAGTCCCACCCCAAGTCGCTGTTGCAGGCCACCGCACTGGGCATTGGTGTTCAGGGTGCGGCCTACATCGGATCCACATTCGTCAGCATCTACCTCGTCACCAACCTGCACTACGCGAGGTCGCCGGTGTACTGGATCACCGCCGCCGTCACACTCGTGGCTGTGGGCCTCATGCCGTTCACCGGGCGCCTCGCTGACCGGATCGGCACGCTGAAGGTGGCGACAATCGGGCTCGTAGGGTACGCGGCCGTAACCTACCCCGCGTTTTTACTCATGGGCGTCGGCAGCCTCGCACTCGCCGCCCTCGGTTACGTCCTGATCATGGTGAACATGGCATTCCTGCAGGTCGCGTCTTTCACTGTGACACCGCAGCTCTTTCCCCAGGAGGTCCGATACACCGGCACCGCGCTGGCCACCAACCTCTCCGTCGTGATCGCCGGCGGCACCGCACCATACGTCGCCACCTGGCTCGTCCAGCAGACGAATGACCTGCGCTCGCCGTACTACTTCGTCGCGGTGACGTGCATCATCGGCCTGATCGCCGTGGCAACAATGCAGAAGCAGAGCCATGTCAGCTCAGCAGACTGA
- a CDS encoding sulfurtransferase, whose amino-acid sequence MVTVDDLASTLDSNAPPILLDVRWALGDTQGRQHYLDEHIPGAVFVDLETELSAHGVPALGRHPLPTVADLQNAARRWGVRSDTRVVAYDASANLAAARAWWLLRWAGVAEVAMLDGGLDAWTSAGYATRSGDEHPQSRGDVVLSAGHLPTLTADDAAILGADGVLLDARAAERYSGDVEPIDPRAGHIPGARSAPTSENLDHDGRFLPVEALRRRFAALGVGRDAAVGVYCGSGVTAAHQVAALALAGVDAALYPGSWSQWSSDPNRPVAVGPSTALS is encoded by the coding sequence CTGGTAACCGTCGATGACTTGGCGAGCACGCTCGACAGCAATGCTCCACCGATCCTTCTCGATGTCCGTTGGGCGCTCGGCGATACCCAGGGCCGGCAGCACTATCTAGACGAACACATTCCCGGTGCGGTCTTCGTCGATCTCGAAACCGAGCTGTCTGCGCACGGGGTACCGGCGCTCGGGCGGCATCCGCTTCCGACGGTCGCAGACCTCCAGAACGCCGCCAGGCGTTGGGGCGTCCGATCCGACACCCGGGTCGTGGCATACGACGCCTCGGCCAACCTTGCCGCGGCCCGGGCATGGTGGCTGCTGCGTTGGGCTGGAGTTGCCGAGGTGGCAATGCTCGACGGTGGGCTCGACGCGTGGACGTCGGCGGGCTACGCCACCCGGTCCGGTGACGAACACCCCCAGTCCCGCGGTGACGTCGTGCTCAGCGCGGGTCACCTCCCCACGCTGACGGCGGATGATGCCGCGATACTCGGCGCCGATGGCGTGCTCCTCGACGCCCGAGCCGCCGAACGCTATTCGGGAGATGTCGAGCCAATCGATCCGCGTGCCGGACACATTCCCGGCGCCCGCAGCGCCCCCACCTCCGAGAACCTCGACCACGACGGGCGGTTCCTTCCCGTCGAGGCACTTCGCCGACGCTTCGCAGCTCTTGGGGTAGGGCGGGACGCCGCGGTCGGTGTGTATTGCGGGTCTGGGGTGACAGCGGCGCATCAAGTCGCCGCTCTCGCCCTGGCCGGTGTCGATGCAGCCCTGTACCCGGGGTCGTGGTCACAGTGGTCGTCCGATCCGAACCGCCCGGTGGCCGTCGGCCCATCGACTGCACTGTCGTAA
- a CDS encoding MDR family MFS transporter, whose product MTHRQILETLVGLLAALFTALLSSTIVSTALPTIIADLEGTQTAFAWVITTALLANAASTPIWGKLADLFNKKVLVQSAIVIFVIGSIIAGFAPNVSVLLAARVVQGIGMGGLTALVVAIIGSIVSPRERGRYSGYTGAVMAVSMSGGPILGGVVVDSPLGWRWCFFVCIPLAVIALILLQRTLHITTEKKRDVSIDWLGAALLTAGVSILLIWVSFAGKDGYYAWLSRETAVYVGAGITLLLATVIVESRASSPIIPLKIVTEKTTGLAILASIAVGVGMFGATTFLGQYFQTSRGYTPTVAGMLTTPMVAGMLISSVGSGQLITRFGKWKPFVISGAVLLIIGFSFLGTIDHATSLVLVGIFIAVVGLGIGMLMQNLVLAVQNTVSVQDIGAASSSVSFFRTFGGAIGVSVLGSVLATRVSDLSAQGFAELGLPAGSSSGGDSLNLASLPTPVQDVVRAAYGDATGRIFLIAAAAAAVTLIAAVLLPNRPLRRTVDVSSEHEAALEPDNKEAVDEAEMILDEVCRLRDDLAAGLIELDAVSDRLRELGLSDEQTAAVLDPVTRSESVCSSAQ is encoded by the coding sequence ATGACCCACCGTCAGATCCTCGAGACCCTGGTCGGCTTGCTCGCCGCGCTGTTCACCGCACTGTTGAGCAGCACCATCGTCTCCACTGCTCTACCTACGATCATCGCCGACCTCGAGGGCACACAGACCGCGTTCGCCTGGGTCATCACGACGGCGCTACTTGCCAATGCCGCCTCCACCCCCATATGGGGCAAACTCGCCGACCTGTTCAACAAGAAGGTCCTCGTTCAGAGCGCGATTGTGATCTTCGTCATCGGCTCGATCATCGCGGGCTTCGCCCCCAATGTCTCGGTTCTGCTCGCCGCACGCGTCGTCCAGGGCATCGGCATGGGCGGCTTGACCGCCCTCGTCGTCGCCATTATCGGAAGCATCGTCTCGCCACGGGAGCGCGGCCGCTATTCCGGCTACACAGGTGCTGTCATGGCGGTGTCGATGTCAGGCGGTCCCATCCTGGGCGGTGTCGTCGTCGACAGCCCGCTCGGATGGCGTTGGTGCTTCTTCGTTTGCATTCCTCTCGCCGTCATTGCGCTCATCCTCCTACAGCGCACCCTGCACATCACCACCGAGAAGAAGCGTGACGTCTCGATCGACTGGCTCGGCGCAGCACTGCTCACAGCAGGTGTGTCGATCCTGCTGATCTGGGTCTCTTTCGCAGGCAAGGACGGCTACTACGCATGGCTCTCCCGCGAGACCGCGGTTTATGTGGGGGCCGGAATCACATTGCTGCTGGCTACCGTGATCGTCGAGTCCAGGGCGTCCTCGCCCATCATCCCGCTGAAGATCGTCACCGAGAAAACCACCGGGCTGGCGATCCTCGCCTCGATCGCCGTCGGCGTCGGAATGTTCGGGGCCACCACGTTCCTGGGCCAGTACTTCCAGACGTCGCGTGGATACACCCCCACCGTGGCCGGTATGCTCACCACTCCCATGGTCGCAGGCATGCTCATTTCCTCCGTCGGATCAGGACAGCTGATCACTCGCTTCGGCAAGTGGAAGCCGTTCGTGATCAGCGGCGCCGTGCTCCTGATCATCGGATTCAGCTTCCTCGGCACCATCGACCACGCAACCAGCCTGGTGCTGGTCGGCATCTTCATCGCAGTCGTCGGTCTGGGCATCGGCATGCTGATGCAGAATCTGGTGCTCGCGGTGCAAAACACCGTCAGCGTCCAAGACATCGGTGCGGCGTCGAGTTCGGTCTCCTTCTTCCGGACCTTCGGTGGCGCGATCGGCGTCTCGGTTCTCGGTTCCGTGCTGGCCACCCGCGTTTCCGATCTGTCCGCGCAGGGCTTCGCCGAACTCGGCCTCCCGGCGGGTTCGAGCAGTGGGGGCGACAGCCTGAATCTGGCGTCTCTGCCTACACCGGTGCAGGACGTCGTCCGCGCTGCGTACGGTGACGCGACAGGCCGCATCTTCCTGATCGCCGCCGCTGCCGCAGCCGTCACCTTGATCGCGGCCGTCCTGCTGCCCAACCGGCCACTACGGCGAACGGTCGACGTCTCGAGCGAGCACGAGGCCGCTCTAGAACCCGATAACAAGGAGGCGGTCGACGAGGCGGAGATGATCCTCGACGAGGTGTGCCGCCTGCGCGATGATCTTGCTGCCGGTCTCATCGAACTCGACGCAGTCTCGGATCGGCTCCGCGAACTGGGACTGAGCGACGAGCAAACCGCCGCGGTACTCGACCCAGTCACGCGATCGGAATCGGTGTGCTCCTCCGCGCAATGA